In Oryza sativa Japonica Group chromosome 1, ASM3414082v1, the genomic stretch TCATGATGCCACCCTACCATCGTACATTACGTACTGGGGTATTTCACGTCTACTACTTCTACATGGGATGGTTGTGCTTGGTATAAATTGGCTCCAAACTTCACGGCAGTTATTTTAGGATGTATTCTGTggttaattatgttgctttttGAGTTTGAGAGATTGAGAGTTTACCATGCAGGAAACGACTAGCCAAGCAGAGAATGTGCTCCCTCGGTTCTTTCCAACTTCCCCACATCTGCTGTGCTGTGCATATTGTGGTAAGTAGGGGGTAGGCAAAGCCACAACTACTAGAGAGTAGAGGTATCACTCACCGAAACAGGCTTCTTTGTTATCGATGGCGAAAATAGAAGATTGATACTCCTACGTTGATGTTGTCGGGAAGGCGCGAGAAATTGTGGAGTTTCCGATGCAGTCCATGCAAGCCTAAAGTtgacccctcaaaaggcaggttgtcttttcattgcatatgcaGTGTGATTATGTAAACAGTAAACTCAACCGCTCCGTTTATTACTCCtcagagcatctccaacaggcTCTCTAAATATCTATTTGGCTAACTCTCTATCTAATTTGACAAGTCAGACAAGTTGTTTACTCCATCAGCCTCTCCATTTATCCTCTCTATTCTGAGCGTATgacagtgggacccacatgtcagtctctgcaaccctttcttcttcctcattcTTCTCCCCCCTTTTCCccaagccccccccccccaccggcGCCACCGCCCCATCTCCCCATCCGGCATCCGCCCATCcctatccgccgccgccgccgccccatccccatctgtcgccgtcgctcggggcaAGCTTGGGTGGACGTGGGGCGGCCAACCGGGTGGACGTCGCCTTCtgcggcggcacgcgcgcggggggtGGACACGAGGAGGAAGAGGTCGTGATGGGGTCGGCGGCAAGGGCGGTGATGGTGGCGGTGAACGCGGACCCCCGTCAGGGGCCCCAAGCTCGGGTGGGCGCGGGGCGGATCTGGCGACGGTGCCGACGACGGTGGCATCCGGCAACGACGACCTCGGAGACGACGGTAGCGGACGGCGACCTTGGCAGCTATAGCGGATCCGatgacggtggcgacggtggctggCGACGGAGCCGACGACggctggcgacgacggcggcgcccggcAACGACGACCTCGGCAGCAGCGGTGTATGGCAATGGCGTCTCGATGACGACGGTAGCGGACAGAGAAAGGGGTGAGGGGTGCCTGTCGACATAGGGCCCACGATTGGCTAGACTATTTTGGCCGGCTAAATTTGGTCAGCGAGATGGCTTGGCCATCCAGATAGCCAGGCTGTTGGAGTGCGAAATTGAGTATTAACTTAGAGAGTGGGATAAGAatactgttggagatgctcttataaGTGAGTATGACTACTTATATAAGTGAGTATGATATTTCCATTTTTAAGAACTAGTAGTTAACTATATTATTGTCTTCGCTCTTAGTGCAGAGATACAAGTCATAAAGTATCCAAGTATATCTATAacaaaggccgagtttagttccaaaatttttcttcaaacttccaacttttccatcacatcaaaactttcctacacatataaattttcaactttttcatcacatcgttccaatttcaactaaacttccaattttggcgtgaactaaacacatttgggtgtgtttagttaacttcaaacttccaaaaattatatcacatcagatatttggacacatgtatagagcattaaatatggacggaaaaaaaactaattgcacaatttgcatgtaaattgtgagacgaatcttttgagcctaattacgccatgatttgacaatgtgatgctacagtaaacattcgtCTCGCactttacaggcggaatctgtaatttgttttgttattagtctacgtttaatacttgaAATGTCTGTCCGTATACGTCAAAAAAACTTTGGAGGAGGAACTAAACACGACCAAAGATAAAAATTTCTTGTGTACCCTGAAACTTTATCCAACCCTTTCTATGTGTTTAAATTTTTCTCATTCTATTGTATACCCTCGAATTTTAGTTTGGAATTCTTTCACACTCTTCTTATTAGTTGGCCATTAAATTTCTATCATAAGGTATATTTTGCCCTTGGTATGAAGGTAAATTATGGAGGTATATTGTTGGATGGTAGAAATTTGTTATACAAGTCTATTATATCTATGAGTTTGTTATGCgatatattgtttaccatacAATTTATCTGTACAtatgacataaaaaatatattaattttatAGTTATTAAATTTGTcgtataaaacaaatatattgtacttctataaaaaaaataagctaCACATacaatttttaataattaaaaatattatttttatgtcatgtctaaaaataaattttatagtaaataaTATATCGCATTtcaaactcataaatataaaaGTCTCATAAAACAAATTTCTATACTCCATAAATTTATATGTTTCATACTATacggaaaatagactttttttcaTAAGAATCTTACGGTgaactaatggtcaactaataGAAGAAGGGATATAAAAGTGACCGAAACTAAAATTCGGGGATATACAAGTGAATGAGTAAAATTCAGTAGAATATAAGAGATTGGTCACAGTTTTAAGAGTACACAAAAAAATTTATCAATAACAAACCATGACTACTGCTCCCTCCCTCTTGAAATAAGTTCTTTTTTCACCCTTCTTAATGcaattattcattttttttctattttgaacGTATATATTCTCTATTATCACAAAGTACTCCATATAGTAGTACAATGGTTACTAAaaactaaatttattttggaacaaagaTTACTCTCGAATGGAGGGTGTAGTGTGCTAGCAAGTGTAGTGACCAGATCACTGGAAAGGCAGTTGAGTCTGAAGGAGCGAGAGGTCCAGGTTTACAGCGGCCGCACCACCCTCGTGCTACTCGTTCAGCTTTATTTCCTGCTGCTTGCCTGTGACTGCGTACAGGCACAGAGACTGCAGCGAAAAGGGTGAAGCAATATTGGATTGTTCCCCCGACCAGAAGGCCGCGCATGCTAAGCACTGTCGCCGCGGGCGTCGCACTGTCGCAGGCAATGTCGTACATACTTGTACGTGGTTGTGGAGGACGAAGCGGGGGTAATCGATCGATCTCGCCGGCTGGATTGCTTTGCTGCCCAAAGCGATCTCTGCAACTGCAATGCGCTGCGTGTCTGTCCTACATGGCTACATGCACCGATGCTGTGGCTACATTTCCCTTCCTTTTTGCGAGGTTATATGATCAGAGTCGTGACTCGTGAGTAGGGCCGGGACGATGTCATCCGTGGGCCGACATATCTAATGGGTTGGGCTGAGTGGTCGACAAGGCCGAAAGATCGGTGAGAAGCTGACACGATAGAAAGGCTTTCCACATGTTTCAGCCCATAAGATTGCTCGTATCACAAGGATAAGTAGCTTTTTGATGATTATACGAAAGATAAAGTACACCGAaaatccctcaacttgtcatcttGTCTTCGAGTTATAAAATCATCCTTAAACCATAAAAACGAATATAACGCATGTAAAATAGAATACAACGTATCCCTAAACTTAGAAAACCAATGCAAACTATGTCCCTCAACAGTTTTGATTTCTGTTATGTATGACGTGGCAGATGACTTAGTGTAGAACCCACGTGAGCCCCAGACGCGAGCCTTTTCTTCCCCTTCCTTCACCacctctctttctctatctcctcTCCACGAGCGGCGGGGAGCAGCTGGGCacgggcggcgggaggagcggcgcgcgggcggcgagcTGTGCGGGAGTAGCTCACGCGCTCCTCCCgcgacgtcgtcgtcatcgactACTCCATCGCGGCCGTCTCCCCGGGTGGCATGTTCATCCAGGTCGAGTACGATGACGACTCAACCGGCGCCGTGGACATGCGTCGCCTCGCCGGTGACAACGACGTACGAGCACCACGTGCACGCGGAGGCCTTCAAGCGGCTTATAAGATTGCTCATATCACAAGGATAAGTAGCTTTTTGATGATTATACGAAACACAAGAAGGAAAAAAACGACAAGTACAAAGGTCAGGTTAGCGTGGGCCTTGGATTATGACGCTCAATTATTCCGTGGCCACTAAGCTAAGCAACTCTGTCAGGTTGAAAAGAGCAGAGGCCAACAACAAAAAGCAAGGAAACGGTAGTGTACGTGTGTGGTGGCGCATGTCTTCCAACTGCAGCCGTGAACAATTCCAAAGTTCCAAACAAATTCAAAGTTCGCAACGACCAGTGGAATGGCTTGGGCCATACTTTTCCCGGTAAGCGTAGCATGTGGTTCCATGATTCTGTCCACTGGGGAAAAAGATAATTCCTTCGCCTCCATCGATTTGCCTACATAAGCACGAAGGCTCTGATTAAGCTACCAATCACGCACTAAACCGATCCCAAGAAAATGGAAGGCTCGACGTCACCGAAGGCGTTGAGAGTTGCGGCGATCTCCGGCTCGCTGCGGAGGGGCTCCGCCAACACCGGCCTCATCCGCGCCGGTACGTACGTACATCGATCGTCTCTCCTGCAGCTCAGGCTGATCGATCCGTTTCGTTTTTTCGTTTCGTCTCATGTGTGGCTGCTCTGATTCTGACTGAACTGCAGCCAAGGAGATATGCGAGGAGTCCATCCCGGGGATGGTTATTGACCACGTCGACATCCCCGACCTGCCGCTGCTCAACACCGACATGGAGGTTGACGACGGCTTCCCGCCGGCCGTCGAGGCGTTCCGGGCCAGTGTCCGCGCTGCCGACTGCTTCCTCTTCGCCTCTCCCGAGTACAACTACTCCATCTCAGGTACGTGCTCTGGTGCTCATGACCTCATGTCAACTCTCCTGTGACGGAAGAGGATCCTCTGATGTACTTCCCCCTGACGTAGCCACTAACAGGTGGGGCCGTGAGCtgtgaggcccacatgtcagtcaccaCTCTCTTTTGACTTCATGTCAGAGGATCCCAATCCTCCGGTGACATATGCCATTCAGGCACAAAGCAATTGGCTTGCCAGGTCGTTGATTGATTATGAAGTTCTTTACTGCTCGTGGAGAATGAGTGAATAGAGAACCAAAATTGAAAAACAAAGTAAATTTAGGTTCTTTTTTGTTTGGGCAATTTAGTTTTGTGATGGCTATGGGTCCAGTAAGGAGGCATGGGCCCACTAGTCAGCGAGAGAAATGTTACTTTTTTTCCAATTAGACCCGTCATGTTTTTAttctgtcagaaaaaaaaatgcgtGAGATATTTTTCAGGTGAGCCCTCTGTGTCTACAACTGTTTGATGTACGCATATCCTGTGCAGGTCCTCTGAAGAACGCGTTGGACTGGGGATCAAGGCCGCCCAACTGCTGGGCTGACAGAGCCGCCGCCATCGTGAGCGCGTCCGGAGGCTCCGGTGGCAGCCGATCAATGTACCACATCAGGCAAGTCGGGGTTTTCTTGGAcatccatttcatcaacaagcCTGAAGTGTTCATCAAAGCACATCAGCCTCCGAAAAAATTCGACAGCGATGGCAATTTGATTGATCCGGAGATTAAAGAAGAGCTCAAGGATATGCTCCTGTCACTGCAAGCTTTCGCCCTGAGGCTCCAGGGCAAACCTGCAAACTCTAAACATGCAGCTTAAGCgggttttcagaaaaaaaaactggatgaaTAGAACTCATTGGATTCTAGGACAACTTATCTTAACGCCGAACAATTGTGTAGCCGTGATTTGAACGGTAGCTTAAATAAATCTTTTGGTTGTGTAACTTGTTCATCTTGATGGAATTACCAAACCACACTTTCCTTTTCTGTTCACAGAATGCATTCGATACCATGCTTTCTACTACTGCATATTTTTAGTTCAGATAGAAGCCTTGCAATTGTTGATTTCACTTGTCATGACTTTGTGCTATCTCTTCGCGGTTTCTGTCATAAGAGCAAGACTAGCTAGCTCTGAGACTCTGAAAGGATTGTTCAGATTAACTATATTCGAAACACAGCTACAAATTAACATACAGTACACGTATTTCGGATATCTGTACCAGCTGACTGCTGTGCATGCTCTGTTCTGTTCTGAGTTCTGATGATCATATATAAACTGGGTTTCACAAGGGACCACAGGTTAGATCTGGAACGATTTTCACATTGAGCTAAACGCCTAAATATATATCGGCGATGAGCTCCGGCCGGCAGCCTTGCGGTCCAGCAGCATGGGTACCAACATGCATGATGTTTCAACAATTCGGTtaccaagaggaggaggaggacctaGCTTGTGGTCCTTGGTCATGTCGATCCGTTCATGTGTAGTTCTTCGTTATCTCATGTTGTCCACTGATTGAATCTATCTAGTACGTACTGTTGTAGTACAGAATGTGATTCTGCCCAATCTTGTTTATTGGACCCTGCCATTCTGTACGAACTTCAACTTgtgtgctgatttttttttttttactgcataCTTCATTTCATCCCCAGAACACCAGTATGGCAGTATAGTAGCACTACAATGACGAGTTGACGACTACTCATAGTGGTATAGCACATAATGTGATTATATCCGACAAAAATATAATGCTGAATTTTACCTCATCCCTCCACGCCGGACAGTCATTCATTGTCTCCTTATGGATCTACCCCAATCAAGCACGAGTTCATTGGTACTGAATTAATTCTCATCAGTCATCAGTGCATCATTGTTCATGCCTGTCGACTAGAATCGTCTCAATTTGGCTTTCTCCATGCATGGCCTGTGCTATTGCTACACTATATGCACACCAACTTTCACTAATTCTTCTTCATGGTGCTATTTGTTTTCATTCAACACATTTGGGTCGGATTGATCACGGATGGTCCTCGAACACTGACGAGTCATAATCGAGATACCCCGCTGTATAAGAAGTTCAATCTTGATTATATTCTTGTGTCCTCATGGCGCACAAAAGCCTTACACGTCTACATATGTGAAATTCTTTTTACATAATGGATATTAAACCCGGACTTTGCTATAATTGAAGCTACAACCATTTATTACAAAATTAATGGCACGAAACCTAAACATAGATATACCAGCATACATATTATGGCCGTTAATCATGATGTCAACTTCTGACAaacacatcaatttttttttctggaagaaCTTTGTGATCGATCATTTTCACGAACACGCGACGATTAGGAACGGGATGAAAGCTagcatatataaagtttttctGGCCTTACATATAGCGTTTTAACGTTTACAGGGACATATATAAGTCGGTTGAGATGGGCAAAAAACAGGATACATGAGGACCAATATGGAGAGGACAAAAACAAAGCAAAGGCCTAGCTATAGCTAGTTACCCAGGCCGAACTACACCTGCATGCCGGCATGCAACACACACAGTACATGCATGGCTAACGACAAATCCACCGTCGTCGCACTACTTCTTCTTCCCTGTCTCCTCCGACGACGCCacgggccggccgccgcctgtagtggcggacgacggcggcagcttcTTGCCATTGTTCCCAGCTTCCTGGGATTTGGCATCATCGGTAGTATTGCGGCGCCGGCCGGGctgaccaccgccgccgtcgacgtgcGCCGCCGTGcccttggccgccgccgctggctcgTCGTCCATGTCGACGTTGAAGTCGAGGGGGAGCGAGCGGGATGGCTGTCGCCGATGACGAGACATTGCCTCTCGCCTACCTAGCGCTGCCACTAACTTGGTTGCAAGCTAGACCGTCCAAGGCCAGATATGTGGAGTACCTGCAGGTAGTCGTGAGTGAAGAACTGAAGAAGGGGGGGTCTCGGCCTTTATAGACGGAAGAAGCTGGGGCGCAGTGCTCAAGGAGGTTGGAGCCTTGGAGGTGTACTTCTACAACAAAACCATGTGTGGTTTTGATGAATAAAACACGTCACTGTGCTGCTTGGGACCGTACCTGCGATGTGCCACGTATAATCAACGGTCCAGATTGTTACTTTAATTTGTATCTATGTATGGGTGTATCTTTgtctgtatatatatttatttgtatctATCAATGCAGCATGTGCCTATATTTGTCTGTCTATTATATATATCTCTATATGTATCATTTttgtctatctatctatctatctatctatatctatctatatatttatatctgTAGCGATATCTTAATATCTACTATATATTTATCTCTATGTATCTATATCTGTATATGTATCATGCTATCAATAACTCTTTGATTTCAAATATAAGTCAAATTGAGAAATATCTCATACTATCATTCATTTATTATTACTATATATTGGAAAGAGATAATCTATTTATAAGGACTAGCATTTATTAGTGAAGGCGAATATAAAACATATAATTTAAATCCGAATTACTTCAAACCTACTCACAATTGGGAAAGGTTTTTTAAAAACTAAACGACATTCGGAGGGCACATTTcaaaaaagatcaatcaaaGAGAAGTGTCTAGTTTTGATCATTCATTAAGAGCTCCTTTGAAATACAGGGTTGTCAAAACATATGAATACGAAAAAGCAAGAATATAATTGCCATGCTCATGGAACTCCCatgaaattttgaaaaataaggAAGTTTTAAAACCACCGTTTGATCGTCAAATATGAAAAACGCAGAAACTCAGACATAAAAGACGTAAGAATATCAACATGAGGTGTGATCTTATACTTATTTTCCTTCAAAATTCGTATAGAATAGCCCATTTAGTAGGTATTACCAAAGAGACTGAAGTGTTTCAAAGGGTTCCGCTTGATTGTTTCCCGAAGGATGTAAATCCTCTAGAATTttatgtctctctctctcttcttttttcaaatGGGGCCTAAAGTATGACCGAGTTATAATAATCCGTCATAACACAAATCCATGAGAAAACCCATTGGTCAAGAAAGTCAGCACCACAAATGGAAATGGTATACTAGAGCAGCATCAAtctgaaaaaagagagaaggtgaATCGAGTAGTGATGTGCAGTGTAGGACAGTTTGTTGTTTGTCCTAAACAGTGAACATCTTGCATTGTTCGCTTATGGGGTAGGGCCATCAGGTTATTAGCCGTACCGGCCCATATGTAATGATGCTCGTACACAAACATCAGGCTCAATCATTCACGCACATGCAGCGTGATGTTCTGAAAGCTATTGCAGCGTATATGGACAATGCCCAACTGAATTTCAAAATCCCGGAGGTAATTCCATCGTAGTAGTAGGACTACGGAGTACCACTTCCCACACGCACGAGCTGAGCAGCTTTGCAGCAGAACTGGTGCATCAATAATATACACAATTAATTGACTGAAAATCTCAGCAACACCGATTCAAACAACCCCTAAGTTAGTGAGACCACTGTCACCTGTGGCAGACGTAGCTTGGATGCACGCATGCAATTATTGGGGGCACCATCGAAGGGAGAAATAAGCTCGAGTTGAACGTTTTTGCCTTCCATTTCTTTACTAATTTCCCTAGATTCTCGTTCAGCAAGAAATGTACAAACAGAGTTGTGTTGATTCTCTTTCATGGCAACGCGAGACAAAAGCAGTCAGTCAGTCAGGCAGAGGCCGGTTTAATTAGTCTTATAAGATTGGTGAACATGGTGGATGCCCCAGCGCGAGACGCCAAAGAAGCAATAGCAACGTAAGCGTCCACTGCCTAGACAAGACGCATAGCGACGATCATGACAAGCATGTGCACGGTCTTGTGCTACTCCTTGCATCGTGTCATCGACCGTCGATCCGTCTCTGCCGCATCCCGCTGCACAAGTGTTTGCAAGGGAGGCTTCGATCTGATGTGCGCACGCGAGGGAGGGATATGCGACGCAATAATTTGGTGCGACATGCGGCGTGGAGGCTTCAGCGGATGCAGGGGCATTTTCCCCTCGGGCCTCGGGCGCCGGGCGGAACGGCAGCGCACGCAGCGGCAGGACGCACGCAGCGCAGCGAGCGCCGTGTCCAGTGTTTCGCGTGTAGTAGTAGACGGCCCCCCGTGCGTGCTGGGCTGGCTGGCGTTCGTGGGCGTGTGGGGGAAAGGGGGGCGGCTTCTGGTACGTTACGTACTTGGCGCACGAGCTGCTCTGCCTCTGCTGCCGCGCAGCGATAGATGGTCGCATGCATGGCGGGGTGCTGTGATTTTGTGAAGCTGCCGCATTGGGACGGCAGATGCACGTTGCCTTCCCAAACCAACCCATGGTGTACTGGTGTATGATTGATGCACGCGCGTGGCCCAACTACACGTACGTACGGTCGGGTCGGGTCGGGTCGGCCAATCAAGTGTATCGGACAATACGTACGCCGTcttaagggcatgtttagttcgcgaaacgaaaatttttgggtatcacatcggacgtttgaccgaatATCGGAATGGGTTTTcagacacaaatgaaaaaactaatttcataactcgcctggaaaccgcgagaaatcttttgagcctaattaatccgccattagcaaatgtagattactgtaacacttatggctaatcatagactaattaggctcaaaagattcgtctcgcgatttcctccctaactatgcaattagtttttcttttaatcttatatttaatgctccatgcatgtgtccaaaaattcgatgtgatgttttttaaaaaaaactttttgggaactaaacggggTCTAAGTTGAGCCATGTTCTGTGTTTCTCTCTCTGTGTTCTTTCCCCTGTTTTCCTTTGACTCCAAGGAGTATAATCGAGAATGATACTCGTCGGGCGTCCGGCGCGGGGGAGCCGGATCAGGCGCTCCCCCTGCGTGCCCCTCCTCCCACGTGCATATCTACTAGGCCCACtcacttcttcctcttcttttttcaaaaaaaatatttcacccagtgtacttacaatgtttcactatttatatatctaatgttgcagtgaattaaaatactcttttgcaacaaaaaaacccacatattttggaaactctctattaagggaatttggtttattatttgttccataaaaaatgtttcacctagtgtactcacaatgtttcactatgtatagatttaatgttgcagtgaacgaaacattccattgcaacaaaaaaacccacattTTTTGGaaacccctattaagggaatttggtttattttttgttccatcgaaaaatgtttcacctagtgtactaaCAATGTTTCACTGTGTAcaaatctaatgttgcagtgaactgaaacattatttcgctatttgctgaaaccttgtttttatataaggtgaaacaacacccaatttaaacgagtgaaacattttcgctctacttagtgaaacaattccgatatacctggtggaacatcgtgtaatatttaaaaataattcaataataagctaaaatttcttttcgtcggaatatatccatgtgtggtcttgttttgaagatttaattgcaatgaatttaatggtgtaatcggatcatgatttagataagtaatttaagaaaaaattcggtttaaaatagttttgcacataaatcggacgctgacgtcagcgcccgattttccCTCACCCACGATCGGACGCCCGATTTGTAGGGTGATCCGAGTATAATTGGAACGGTAGTCAATCGTTTTGAAGGGGATATGGTCTTAAACCGAGTCGGTTTGATTCGGAGCAGACGAGAGAAGTCGCAAATTTGAACAAACTTTTCACTCCGCACAATACACGACGTCGCTTCCGATCATGATGAAAATTCCACAATCTTTAATCTACTGTCGTCAGCCGACATGTCATCGGCTGGTAGACCAACACCCAATTGACTACACTATGGTCAAAAGCCTCAAAAGGAGGTCCAATTCAACACGATGGGCCAGGCCGCCTATACATACACATGGGCTTTCACTTCGACGGGCCGTCGTCCAGCAAAGAGATAATGGGCCGACGAGTAGGTCGGTGGGCGCCGCCGATGACGACGCGTCACGACCGAATAACCGGGCGGCATCTCTCGCGCAGATCCCCACGCTTTTTCTCCGGCCGCGAACCCCTCGCCTCCTTCGCGAAGggccccccttcctcctctcctctcaccaCACACCACCCGAAAAACACCGGAGGAATATTCCCCACCTCGCCTCTCTCCAGCCACcgacatggccgccgccgccgccgccgccgcttccgcctcctcctcgtcgtcgtcctcctcctcggccgaATCCGTCCCCCTCCCCACCACGACTCTCCCCATCGACAAGGTGGGCGCAAGCTGGATCTCGATCTGTTTGTTGTTGgtgaaaggggggggggggggttaatcTTTGGTTGGTTCTTGTTGTTGTGTTGGTGTGTTGGTGTTAGGCGGCGGCtgtaggcggcggtggcgaccggGCGGTGGATTGCGGGGTGTGCGCGATTTGCCTGGATAAGATCGCCCTGCAGGAGACGGCCCTCGTCAAGGGATGCGACCACGCCTACTGGTTCGTTCTCTACAATTTTCCCCTGCGATATGAATTGCTGCTAGGCTTCAGCACTGGATCCTCCGATTTCTTTGGTGGATTGTTGTTGCGATTTTTGCCTCTATAGAATATTATTGGATAGAACTGGTTAATAATTTGGATGAGACCCTTTTAGATTTGATGGTGTTTGCGATGCCTCAATTAGCCTGTATTTCTCATTCAACTGTATAATTTATACTAGCATATTAGCTGTAGCATATGCGAGCTACCCATGACACTGATATTAACATGACGCCTTAAAGCTTTGTTGGATTGATTCCAAATCAAATGCCAGACTTCCGTTGTTGGGAATGTAATTTAACATGTTATCTACCATACTAGCCATGTGCGGTCGGTTGGCTTCTCCTTGTCAAACTACTAGCTACATATTGAATGGTGGTTCCTAACAAATCCTATGTGCCTGGTCTGATGACTTGGTCTTGTATTACGCCCTAGATGAGTGTTTGACCTCATATGTGAATTGATAACTTGCTTATGTGTATGTGAGTCACAGCTAATGCTGAAGAACCTAACTTCTGTTAGCATTCTTTCTCACGGATCATTTTCTGTTCTCAGTTGTCAACTATTGTAATGTATTTTAAA encodes the following:
- the LOC4325401 gene encoding probable NADPH:quinone oxidoreductase 2, which translates into the protein MEGSTSPKALRVAAISGSLRRGSANTGLIRAAKEICEESIPGMVIDHVDIPDLPLLNTDMEVDDGFPPAVEAFRASVRAADCFLFASPEYNYSISGPLKNALDWGSRPPNCWADRAAAIVSASGGSGGSRSMYHIRQVGVFLDIHFINKPEVFIKAHQPPKKFDSDGNLIDPEIKEELKDMLLSLQAFALRLQGKPANSKHAA